A window of the Sabethes cyaneus chromosome 1, idSabCyanKW18_F2, whole genome shotgun sequence genome harbors these coding sequences:
- the LOC128745692 gene encoding uncharacterized protein LOC128745692 has protein sequence MAFSDVMRGIADVILNNKLITFLSVALFAFIIATIALAGQNHSNADALAECQYRLQNANPMTTIVPGESTTQAGATTTAETVTTTTTVATTSDSSPAGETSEVPTTTTEVTTSSASPVEIPNNR, from the exons atggCCTTCAGTGATGTTATGCGTGGTATAGCAG ACGTAATATTGAACAACAAACTGATCACGTTTCTCAGTGTGGCGCTGTTTGCCTTCATAATCGCCACGATTGCGCTGGCCGGTCAGAACCATAGCAATGCGGATGCCCTGGCCGAGTGTCAGTATCGATTGCAGAATGCCAATCCGATGACAACGATCGTACCGGGGGAGAGTACGACGCAAGCAGGAGCAACAACCACAGCAGAAACAGTTACAACAACTACTACAGTAGCAACTACATCAGATAGTAGTCCTGCAGGAGAAACTTCAGAAGTTCCAACTACAACTACAGAAGTAACAACTTCATCTGCATCTCCAGTAGAAATACCTAATAACAGATAA